The Natator depressus isolate rNatDep1 chromosome 11, rNatDep2.hap1, whole genome shotgun sequence genome includes a window with the following:
- the G6PC2 gene encoding glucose-6-phosphatase 2 has product MDLLHSNGVLIIQHLQKDYRSYQDFLNFMSQVGDPRNIFLIYFPLWFQLNQVVGTKMIWVAVIGDWFNLIFKWILFGHRPYWWVQETMIYSNQSSPCLEQFPITCETGPGSPSGHAMGSSCVWYVMVTAALSYTVRWKDESTITLHRLTWSFLWSVFWIIQISVCVSRVFIATHFPHQVILGVIGGMLVAEAFEHTPAIQTASLRTYIKTNLFLFIFALGFYLLLKLIDVDLLWSVPKAKKWCANPDWINIDTTPFAGLVRNLGALFGLGLGINSEMFIMSCKGKNGYKMSFRLLCIAASLVTLQLFDFIKLPTHTEYLFYVLSFCKSAAIPLTVVALIPYCIHLLMRPTEKKLN; this is encoded by the exons ATGGATCTCCTTCATAGTAATGGTGTGCTTATAATTCAGCATTTACAGAAGGATTACAGGTCTTACCAGGACTTTCTAAATTTCATGTCACAAGTAGGAGATCCCcggaatatatttttaatttattttcctctttGGTTCCAACTTAACCAAGTGGTTGGTACTAAAATGATATGGGTGGCAGTCATTGGAGATTGGTTCAACCTCATATTTAAATG GATTTTATTTGGCCATCGTCCATATTGGTGGGTCCAAGAAACAATGATCTATTCCAATCAATCGAGCCCATGTCTTGAACAATTTCCTATAACATGTGAAACTGGGCCAG gaaGCCCATCTGGCCACGCTATGGGATCTTCTTGTGTCTGGTATGTAATGGTAACAGCAGCACTTAGCTACACAGTGAGGTGGAAAGATGAATCCACAATTACACTGCACAG ACTTACCTGGTCATTCCTCTGGAGTGTGTTTTGGATTATTCAgatcagtgtgtgtgtctctagAGTATTCATAGCAACACATTTCCCACATCAAGTTATTCTTGGAGTAATTGGTG GAATGCTTGTTGCTGAAGCATTTGAACATACCCCTGCTATCCAGACAGCGAGTTTGAGAACGTACATCAAGACAAATTTGTTTCTCTTCATCTTTGCTCTTGGCTTTTACCTGCTTCTCAAACTTATTGATGTTGATCTTCTATGGTCCGTTCCAAAGGCAAAGAAATGGTGTGCCAACCCAGACTGGATAAACATTGACACAACTCCATTTGCTGGACTGGTGAGAAATTTAGGTGCACTCTTTGGGTTAGGTCTTGGCattaattctgaaatgttcatcATGAGCTGTAAAGGTAAAAATGGATATAAGATGAGTTTCAGGCTATTGTGCATAGCTGCTTCTTTAGTTACCTTGCAGCTGTTTGATTTTATCAAGTTACCCACACATACAGAGTATTTGTTTTATgttctttctttttgtaaaagtGCAGCCATACCTCTTACTGTAGTTGCCTTGATTCCATACTGCATACACTTATTAATGAGGCCAACTGAAAAGAAGTTAAATTAG